A genomic region of Megalobrama amblycephala isolate DHTTF-2021 linkage group LG6, ASM1881202v1, whole genome shotgun sequence contains the following coding sequences:
- the ralba gene encoding ras-related protein Ral-B: MAANKSKGQSSLALHKVIMVGSGGVGKSALTLQFMYDEFVEDYEPTKADSYRKKVVLDGEEVQIDILDTAGQEDYAAIRDNYFRSGEGFLLVFSITEHESFTATAEFREQILRVKAEEDKIPLLLVGNKSDLEDRRKVSVDEARGKAEEWGVQYVETSAKTRANVDKVFFDLMREVRAKKMSENKDKNGKGKNKKNKKSFKERCCLL, encoded by the exons ATGGCAGCCAATAAGAGTAAGGGTCAGAGCTCCCTCGCCCTGCACAAGGTCATTATGGTGGGCAGTGGAGGCGTAGGAAAGTCTGCCCTCACGCTTCAGTTTATGTATGATGAG TTTGTTGAAGATTATGAGCCCACAAAGGCCGACAGCTACAGGAAGAAAGTGGTGTTGGACGGAGAAGAGGTGCAGATTGACATTTTGGACACAGCTGGTCAGGAAGACTACGCGGCCATCCGAGACAATTATTTCCGTAGCGGAGAGGGTTTCCTGTTGGTGTTCTCCATAACAGAGCATGAATCTTTCACAGCCACAGCAGAATTCAG gGAGCAGATCCTTCGGGTTAAAGCTGAGGAGGATAAGATTCCACTGCTTTTGGTTGGAAATAAGTCGGACCTCGAGGATCGGAGGAAGGTTTCAGTGGACGAGGCCCGAGGAAAAGCAGAAGAGTGGGGTGTGCAGTATGTAGAGACTTCTGCCAAGACAAGAGCCAATGTGGACAAG GTATTTTTTGATCTAATGAGGGAAGTCCGTGCTAAAAAGATGTCAGAAAATAAGGACAAAAACGGGAAGGGAAAAAATAAGAAGAATAAGAAGAGCTTCAAAGAGCGATGCTGTTTACTGTGA